One segment of Brassica napus cultivar Da-Ae chromosome C3, Da-Ae, whole genome shotgun sequence DNA contains the following:
- the LOC106358959 gene encoding probable E3 ubiquitin ligase SUD1 — protein MIFLGVVIFVPFTLGRFILYHVLCVFADARGPASVSNLTHEGQENGLVSHLLKCFVAGAGPPKLYVATTCTDGHMFGDCLVFIYLGLIPLIQYLKGEPLTAGRFYGGVASIVETIPPLLRQFYGGVVFVLMLGVVPLMCGWLLDVCTVKVFGKTMSHRVEFLSVSPLASSLVHWVVGLLYLLKIIIFEELLQQVLRPGVLNFFYDPEYEDDTFQLFIEEPVHKLARNVLLDSAKLGSLIVLLVFLPVKLAIRMAPSIFPLNISVSDPFTEIPAGMLLFTICTQFIIEHFRLWTAVESLVRFWFTCVGWALGLTDFLLPRPEDNVGQDNGNGEPGRQNRGQSDSERYNFVLRIVLLLLAAWITLLLFNTTLIVVPVSVGRALFNAIPTLPITHGIIKYNDLYAYVIGTYAFWTTISGAMYTIEHVKSKRTSRKEIWKWCEIVFKSSVLLAIWVFVIPVLIGLVFELLVIVPMRVPVDESPVFLLYQDWPLGLIVLKIWSTLHVTKNDNNGQIILLDDSWKAKFERVEGDRFSRLQGLWVFREILFPIVMKLLTALCVPYVLARGVFPMLGYPLVVNSAVYRYAWIGCLSVSLVCFCANRCHVWFRNLHNSIRDDRYLIGRRLHNFGEAVLAHQNQSSEDAGDGGVLTGR, from the exons ATGATATTCCTTGGTGTTGTCATCTTTGTGCCCTTCACACTAGGACGGTTTATATTATATCATGTGTTGTGTGTTTTTGCTGATGCTAGAGGCCCTGCTTCGGTCTCAAATTTGACTCACGAGGGACAAGAAAATGGACTAGTATCTCATCTTTTGAAATGTTTTGTTGCTGGAGCTGGACCACCAAAGCTATACGTTGCTACAACTTGCACTGATGGGCACATGTTTGGAGACTGTCTTGTGTTCATTTACCTTGGACTCATTCCCTTGATTCAATACCTCAAGGGTGAGCCACTGACCGCTGGAAGATTCTACGGTGGTGTTGCTTCAATAGTAGAAACAATACCACCTCTCCTTAGGCAGTTCTATGGTGGTGTCGTGTTTGTCTTAATGCTTGGTGTCGTCCCCTTGATGTGCGGGTGGTTGTTAGATGTTTGCACGGTTAAGGTGTTTGGTAAAACAATGTCCCATAGAGTAGAGTTTTTATCGGTTTCTCCACTGGCGAGCTCACTTGTTCACTGGGTTGTTGGACTATTGTACTTAttgaaaataatcatatttGAGGAGCTTCTTCAACAG GTTCTTCGCCCTGGAGTTTTGAATTTCTTTTATGATCCCGAATATGAGGATGACACATTCCAGTTATTTATTGAAGAACCAGTGCACAAGCTTGCTCGAAATGTTTTGTTAGATTCTGCAAAGCTTGGGAGTTTGATTGTCTTGCTGGTGTTTTTGCCAGTCAAACTTGCGATCAGGATGGCACCTTCAATCTTCCCTCTTAACATATC TGTATCCGACCCATTCACTGAGATCCCTGCTGGCATGCTCCTGTTCACCATATGCACACAGTTTATCATCGAGCACTTTAGACTCTGGACCGCTGTTGAGTCCCTTGTACGCTTCTGGTTCACCTGTGTTGGCTGGGCGCTTGGTTTGACAGACTTCCTCTTACCAAGACCGGAGGACAACGTTGGCCAGGACAATGGAAATGGCGAACCAGGAAGGCAGAACAGAGGACAATCTGATTCAGA GAGGTACAACTTTGTGCTCCGGATAGTCCTTCTTCTACTTGCTGCATGGAttactcttcttctcttcaatacGACATTGATAGTTGTACCAGTTTCTGTAGGACGTGCTCTATTTAATGCCATACCAACTCTCCCTATAACGCATGGCATCATCAAGTACAATG ACCTGTATGCTTACGTCATTGGCACATATGCCTTTTGGACTACCATATCTGGGGCCATGTATACTATCGAGCATGTCAAGTCAAAAAGAACTTCAAGAAAGGAAATATGGAAATGGTGTGAGATTGTTTTCAAGAGCTCGGTGCTGTTAGCCATATGG GTTTTTGTCATTCCGGTACTAATAGGACTTGTGTTTGAGCTTTTGGTGATTGTCCCAATGAGAGTCCCGGTAGATGAAAGCCCTGTCTTCCTCCTGTATCAAGACTGGCCTCTTGGGCTCATCGTTTTGAAAATCTGGTCAACATTG CATGTCACTAAAAATGACAACAATGGACAGATAATATTGCTGGATGATAGTTGGAAAGCAAAGTTTGAGAGAGTAGAAGGAGATAGATTCTCAAGGCTTCAAGGGTTATGGGTATTTAGAGAAATTTTATTCCCAATCGTGATGAAACTTCTGACAGCATTATGTGTGCCTTATGTTCTGGCAAGAGGAGTGTTCCCGATGCTAGGATATCCACTGGTTGTGAACTCGGCCGTCTACAGATATGCTTGGATAGGTTGTCTCTCGGTGAGTCTCGTCTGCTTCTGTGCAAATAGATGCCATGTTTGGTTCAGAAACCTTCACAACTCCATCCGGGACGACCGTTACCTCATTGGTCGGAGGCTCCATAACTTTGGGGAAGCTGTTTTGGCTCACCAAAACCAAAGCAGTGAGGATGCAGGGGATGGTGGTGTCTTGACAGGGCGTTAG
- the LOC106358957 gene encoding uncharacterized protein LOC106358957, whose product MGLSKARNPLLVLVITAYLFSGTAHAWSWSWGSGQSGSNWGWGWGSDDNSGSGSGGGSSWGWGWSSNGTDTNWGWGSSSGSSGTGSTHKSYHNHTAPSNHSNGSGSIGSTHNNHTAQVSPRRKIEVSVWKNGFDYQEWASKHAPFHTNDVLSFKYNDKSQSKTKKHNNKNDVYLLPDLKSYKRCDVSRGKKLVARGGSSLGFKLLLRKTPETYYFASGDHNGCNHSMKFSVSPIPRSSSHTKP is encoded by the coding sequence ATGGGTCTCTCTAAGGCACGCAATCCACTCTTAGTCCTCGTGATCACTGCTTACCTCTTTTCCGGGACTGCTCATGCATGGAGCTGGAGCTGGGGTTCTGGCCAATCCGGTTCTAACTGGGGATGGGGTTGGGGCTCTGACGATAACTCTGGCTCGGGTTCAGGTGGTGGTTCAAGCTGGGGTTGGGGATGGAGCTCGAACGGAACAGATACAAACTGGGGTTGGGGAAGCAGCTCTGGCTCAAGTGGCACCGGGTCTACACATAAAAGCTACCACAACCACACGGCCCCATCAAACCACTCGAACGGCAGTGGTAGTATTGGCTCTACACACAACAACCACACGGCTCAAGTATCGCCTAGAAGAAAGATTGAGGTTAGTGTGTGGAAGAACGGATTCGATTACCAAGAATGGGCTTCAAAGCATGCACCCTTCCACACCAACGATGTCCTTTCTTTCAAGTACAACGATAAAAGTCAATCCAAGACGAAGAAGCACAACAACAAGAACGATGTCTACTTGCTTCCAGACTTGAAGAGCTACAAGAGATGCGATGTGAGCAGAGGCAAGAAGCTAGTCGCAAGAGGAGGCTCATCATTAGGGTTTAAGTTGCTTCTCCGCAAGACTCCTGAGACCTACTACTTCGCTAGTGGAGACCACAATGGCTGCAACCACAGCATGAAGTTCTCTGTCTCCCCGATTCCTCGTTCTTCTTCacacactaaaccctaa
- the LOC125583449 gene encoding probable E3 ubiquitin ligase SUD1 — protein MAHTTATARYIDDEEGDEDVCRICRTPGDTDNPLQYPCACRGSIKFVHQDCLLQWLSYCKAHQCEVCKHRFSFSPLYAEHAPTRLPFNEFVVGIGMKVCSCRALHVFLRLCLVLSVWFLTIPFITFWTWRLAFVQSFGEAQRLFLSHMSTVVVLADCLLGFLLSTTIIFILSGAATLRDYFRHLRMYFQFYVRFGMHGPVYDNAAFPVS, from the coding sequence ATGGCTCACACAACTGCAACGGCGAGGTAcattgatgatgaagaaggtgATGAGGACGTTTGCAGGATCTGCAGAACTCCAGGGGATACAGACAACCCTCTTCAATATCCATGCGCCTGCAGGGGAAGCATCAAGTTTGTGCACCAAGATTGCCTCCTTCAATGGCTTAGCTACTGCAAAGCTCATCAATGCGAGGTTTGCAAGCATCGTTTTTCATTCTCTCCGCTTTATGCTGAACACGCTCCTACAAGACTCCCTTTCAATGAGTTTGTTGTTGGCATTGGGATGAAAGTTTGCAGTTGCCGTGCTCTGCACGTCTTTCTTCGGTTGTGTTTAGTGCTTTCGGTCTGGTTTCTCACTATTCCTTTCATTACGTTTTGGACATGGAGATTGGCTTTTGTTCAGAGTTTTGGTGAAGCTCAGAGACTGTTCTTAAGCCACATGTCCACCGTAGTTGTCCTAGCCGATTGTTTGCTTGGTTTCTTACTATCAACAACTATCATCTTCATCCTCAGTGGAGCTGCCACATTGAGGGACTACTTTAGGCATTTGCGAATGTACTTTCAATTTTACGTGCGGTTTGGAATGCATGGTCCGGTGTATGATAATGCGGCCTTTCCTGTAAGTTGA
- the LOC106361078 gene encoding caffeoyl-CoA O-methyltransferase 1 translates to MATTTAEATKTSSTNVEDKQSQNLRHQEVGHKSLLQSDDLYQYILETSVYPREPESMKELREVTAKHPWNIMTTSADEGQFLNMLIKLVNAKNTMEIGVYTGYSLLATALALPEDGKILAMDVNRENYELGLPIIEKAGVAHKIDFREGPALPVLDQLVADEKNHGTYDFIFVDADKDNYINYHKRLIDLVKVGGVIGYDNTLWNGSVVAPPDAPMRKYVRYYRDFVLELNKALAADPRIEICMLPVGDGITICRRIS, encoded by the exons atggcgaCGACAACAGCAGAGGCAACAAAGACATCTAGTACTAATGTAGAAGACAAGCAATCACAGAATCTCCGACATCAAGAAGTCGGCCACAAGAGTCTCTTACAGAGCGACGATCTCTACCAG TATATTCTGGAGACAAGTGTGTATCCAAGAGAACCAGAATCAATGAAGGAACTCAGGGAAGTGACAGCAAAACACCCTTGGAACATAATGACCACGTCAGCAGACGAAGGACAGTTTCTGAACATGCTCATCAAGCTCGTTAACGCCAAGAACACAATGGAGATCGGTGTTTACACTGGCTACTCTCTCCTCGCCACCGCTCTTGCTCTCCCCGAAGACGGCAAA ATTCTGGCTATGGATGTTAACAGAGAGAATTACGAATTGGGTTTGCCGATCATCGAGAAAGCCGGCGTTGCTCACAAGATCGATTTCAGGGAAGGCCCTGCTCTACCTGTTCTTGATCAACTTGTTGCTGAC GAGAAGAACCATGGAACATATGACTTTATTTTCGTTGATGCTGACAAGGACAACTATATCAACTACCACAAGCGTTTGATTGATCTTGTGAAAGTTGGAGGAGTGATTGGCTACGACAACACTCTGTGGAACGGTTCTGTCGTGGCTCCTCCTGATGCACCGATGAGGAAGTACGTTCGTTACTACAGGGACTTTGTTCTTGAGCTTAACAAGGCTCTTGCTGCTGACCCTAGGATTGAGATTTGCATGCTCCCGGTTGGTGATGGAATCACTATCTGCCGTCGGATCAGTTGA
- the LOC106361079 gene encoding methylcrotonoyl-CoA carboxylase beta chain, mitochondrial — protein MLRLLGRRAASAYAELTTIHQWRIRPGNDPKPDPLRTLQKGFCAGVLPDGVERNSEAFASNSVAMEGILSDLRSHIKKVLVGGGEEAVKRNTSRNKLLPRERIDRLLDPASSFLELSQLAGHELYEEPLPSGGIITGIGPVHGHLCMFMANDPTVKGGTYYPITIKKHLRAQEIAARCRLPCIYLVDSGGAYLPKQSEVFPDKENFGRVFYNESVMSSEGIPQIAIVLGSCTAGGAYIPAMADESVMVKGNGTIFLAGPPLVKAATGEEVSAEDLGGASVHCNVSGVSDYFAQDELHGLAIGRNIVKNLHMAAKRETKGTFGSEKLEYKEPLYDINELRSIAPVDHKQQFDVRSIIARIVDGSEFDEFKKQYGTTLVTGFARIYGQTVGIIGNNGILFNESALKGAHFIELCSQRKIPLVFLQNITGFMVGSRSEANGIAKSGAKMVMAVSCAKVPKITIITGASFGAGNYAMCGRSYSPDFLFMWPNARIGVMGGAQAAGVLSQIERATKKRQGIKWTEEEEEEFKKKTVDAYEREASPYFSTARLWDDGVIDPSDTRKVLGLCLSAASNRPLEDTRFGVFRM, from the exons ATGTTAAGGCTTTTGGGGAGAAGGGCAGCTTCAGCTTATGCAGAGCTAACTACTATTCATCAATGGCGGATCCGACCCGGAAACGATCCAAAGCCCGATCCTTTACGAACTCTACAAAAGGGTTTCTGCGCCGGCGTTCTCCCGGACGGCGTCGAGAGAAATTCGGAAGCTTTCGCCAGCAACTCGGTGGCCATGGAAGGGATCTTATCGGACCTTCGCTCCCACATCAAAAAG GTGTTGGTTGGTGGTGGAGAGGAGGCTGTGAAGAGGAACACAAGTAGAAACAAGCTTCTGCCTAGAGAAAGAATCGATCGCCTCCTTGACCCTGCCTCTTCCTTCTTGGAGCTCTCTCAG CTTGCAGGACATGAGCTGTACGAGGAGCCTTTACCATCAGGCGGCATAATCACAGGGATAGGACCAGTCCACGGCCATCTCTGTATGTTCATGGCTAACGACCCCACAGTGAAAGGAGGGACTTATTATCCCATTACTATCAAGAAACATCTCAGGGCACAAGAGATTGCTGCTCGCTGCAGACTCCCTTGCATATACCTCGTTGACAGCGGCGGTGCTTACCTTCCGAAACAGTCAGAGGTTTTCCCTGACAAGGAGAATTTCGGCAGGGTTTTCTACAACGAGTCTGTGATGTCGTCGGAAGGGATTCCGCAGATCGCCATTGTTTTGGGGTCTTGCACTGCCGGTGGTGCTTATATCCCTGCCATGGCTGATGAAAGTGTGATGGTGAAAGGGAATGGTACCATCTTTTTGGCAGGACCTCCTCTTGTGAAG GCTGCCACAGGAGAGGAAGTCTCAGCTGAGGATCTAGGAGGTGCTTCTGTTCATTGTAATGTGTCTGGTGTGTCGGATTATTTTGCTCAAG ACGAGCTACATGGACTCGCTATTGGAAGAAACATTGTCAAGAATCTGCACATGGCTGCAAAACGAGAGACGAAAGGAACATTTGGTAGTGAAAAACTTGAATACAAAGAACCGCTTTATGACATAAACGAGCTTAGGTCCATTGCTCCTGTAGACCACAAGCAGCAGTTTGATGTCCGGTCTATCATTGCTCGGATTGTTGATGGGAGTGAATTTGACGAGTTCAAGAAACAATACGGCACC ACGCTTGTGACTGGTTTTGCTAGAATATATGGTCAGACGGTAGGAATCATTGGAAACAATGGCATACTGTTCAACGAATCTGCATTAAAAGGAGCACACTTCATTGAATTGTGTTCTCAACGTAAAATTCCTCTCGTTTTCCTCCAGAACATCACAGGCTTTATG GTTGGTTCAAGATCTGAGGCCAATGGCATTGCAAAATCTGGAGCAAAAATGGTGATGGCAGTATCTTGTGCTAAG GTACCAAAGATAACAATTATAACGGGTGCAAGCTTTGGTGCTGGAAACTATGCCATGTGTGGCCGTTCATACAGTCCAGATTTTCTGTTCATGTGGCCAAACGCCAGAATTGGCGTCATGGGAGGCGCTCAG GCTGCAGGTGTTTTGAGTCAGATTGAAAGGGCTACCAAGAAGAGACAAGGAATAAAG TGgacagaggaagaggaagaagagttcAAGAAGAAAACGGTGGATGCTTATGAGAGAGAGGCAAGTCCTTACTTCTCCACAGCGAGGCTTTGGGATGATGGAGTGATTGATCCATCTGATACTAGAAAGGTTTTGGGACTTTGTCTCTCTGCTGCTTCTAACCGTCCTCTAGAAGACACTCGATTTGGTGTCTTTAGAATGTAA